A segment of the Panicum hallii strain FIL2 chromosome 1, PHallii_v3.1, whole genome shotgun sequence genome:
TTGACACTCTACCATGGATTTAGGATCTGGATCAGATAGGAGGTTATTGGCTATGATCGATGAGAAACATGCGTTGACGACCGTATTCTTACGATCATACAGTTCTCCAGAACTAGTATAATTAATGGAAATTTCTTGTATCCCGTGTaattcttcttgattcataggAAGAATGGGTTCAGGGTGTTCCGATGTGCCAGCAACATCTGAATTGTGCACTATAGTGCTAGTTTGTGGATGTACTGTATCCACTCGGTGTCCATCAACCGGAAGTTGACTTTCGTTTACTGATTTAGAGAATCATGTGTTCCTCCCTTTCCTTTGTCGCTTATTAGAAGCATTATCCCGCTTAGCAGCCCTCCCCCTAATCGGTTGAGAAGGGGGTTGAATGGTTTTTCGAGGTACCTCCACTCGGCTGGGCGCATTGACAGCAGGATTCAAGGATTTTGTGACACCATTATAGTCAGTAAACGCATCAGGCAGATTGTTAGCAAAGTGTTGCAATTCTATAATTTTCTGAACTTGAAGTTCAGTTTCCTGAGTACGAGGGTCTGAGTATAGGATGGAGTTGTCATCCCAATTGATTTCCTGGCATTCGTTAGGATACTTAAATTCTCCCCCTAATGCCGGGAAATGATCTTCATTAAAGATGCAATCAGCGAACCGGGCTGTGAATAAATCACCGGTTAGGGGCTCTAGGTATTTGATTATCGATGGGGATTGGTATCCCACATAGATACCCAATTTCCTATGGGGTCCCATAGCTGTTCGTTGAGGCGGTGAAACAGGGGTATACACCGCACATCCAAATTTCCGAAGATGGGAAATACTTGGGGGGTTTCCTCGCACTAGGTGCAACGGTGAAGTGCTATGATATGCAGTTGGGCGAAGTTGAATGAGATCAGCAGCATGTAAAACTGCGTGACCCCAACAAGAAGTAGGTAAATTGCATTCATGAAGTAAAGGTCTTGCAATGAGTTTAATTCTCTTAATAAGAGATTCAGCTAAACCATTTTGAGTATGTACATAAGGTACGGAATGTTCAACGTGTATTCCTTGGGCCATACAATAATCATTGAATGCTCGAGAAGCAAATTCTGCCGCATTATCCAGGCGGATCTTCTGGATTTGATGTTCAGGGTAAGATGCTTTCAATCGAATGACTTGCGTCATGATTTTAGCGAAGGCATGGTTGCGTGTGGATAAGAGACACACGTGTGACCATCGTGTAGATGCGTCAATCAAAACCATGAAATATCTGAACGGTCCAGACAGTGGTTGTATGGGGCCACAAATGTCGCCTTGAATGCGTTCAAGGAACTTAAGTGGCTCAGCATGAATCTTAAGCGGAGATGGTTTTAAGATTAGCTTTCCCGTTGCACAAGATGTACATATAAAATCAGAAGGTTTAGGAAATTTAGTAGACTTTAAATCATGACCAATGCAATTACCTGTGATTTTCCGCAACATTCCTATTCCAGGATGGCCAAGGCGTTCATCCCAAATCTTGAATGCGTCGACATTCTGAAAAATCACCTTGTACGTAACATGAGGTACAGGTTTTATGTATGTGTAGTACAATCCAGACGGAAGCGAAAGTATTCTTTCCAGAATGTTAGAGCCATATTCAGAAGGTTTGGTAATGAGAAGAAATTCCTCATTATTTTCTGTATGTGTAGAAATATGTTAACCACATTTCCGAATATCTCGGAAACTCAATAAGGTACGAGTTGAATCGGGATACAATAAAGCATCCTCAATTGTAACTTGTGTACCCATAGGGAGCGTAATAGTGGCTCGTCCAGAACCAACTATTGTTGCATCGCGTCCAGCGATTGTCAAAACATTTCCTGTTTTCTTAGTAAGAGTttggaaatattttgtttccctAAGAATAGAGTTAGTGGTACAACTATCTACTAGGCACAATTCTTCCTCCATCGGATTGATTCCCGCAAATCTAGATAATTAAAGAATTGTAAGAACTCAATTAATTATACATAGAATTACATACATAATAATACAATAGAGTATGAAGTGTACACACACTTATAGTCGATGTCTCGAGACTTATTACAATACATATGTCCCATACACACACACGGACAATAGAGAGCTGATTTCTTATGGATCCTAGTTGAGGTCTCCAAAGACGTCATCCAAACTATAGTCGACGATGACGTTATCTATGTCCATAGGCTCAGTGTAGGTCAGGAGTGGAAGGTTGGAAGTGCATGGTTCCTTTTGACTCATGCTTGGGCTTCCAATATCAGCCTTCAAGTTGGATGGAGTGGCGAAGTGAGCTTCGTATTCCTGTCCTTCTGCAGCCTTGCCTTTGAGAGCTTGCTGGTATAGAGCCACTAAGTGGCGAGGAGTGCGACACTTGTTGGTGGGATGGTTGTAGCATCCACACTTCTTACACTTCTCATCCTTGGAAGTAGTAGTGTCTTTCCTCAGAGCCTTTGTGTTTTTCTTACCCTTACGCTTGTTGCGTCTGCGCTTCTTTGAATTATCAGAAAACTTGGAATGGTTTTTGAAGCCATTCCCTTTCTTCTCATCTTTCATAGCATGATGTATTTCAGGCATAGGGGCAGCCCCAACACGACGTTGCTTATGATTTTTCATCGTAAGCTCATCGTGCTTTTCTGCCTGAAGCAGATCATGTATGAGTTCAGAGTAAGTCTGATAATTGCGAGCACGGTATTGATGTTGCAAGACCCTATCAGATGGGAGCATAGTTTGAAGTGTCTTTTCAATCTTATCCGCATCTGAAGGTTCCTTGCCACAAAAACGCAAACGAGCACAGATTTTATGAATAGCATGGTTGTAATCACCTATGGACTTGTAGTCCTGGAGACGAATATGAGTCCAGTCATGATTCGCCTCAGGTAAGATTACAGCCTTCTGTTGCTCGTACCTGTCTTTAAGGGATAACCATAGTACATTTGGCTCTTCTTCCATCACGTATTCTACTTTCAGATCAGGATGGAGGTGATGGAGGTGATGCCTGAGAATGTACAATGCGTTGTACTTGTAGGCATCATGCAGTGGCTCAGTCCTCTCTGCAGGAGATAGCAATGCACTCAGAATGTTTTTTGAGGCAAGGCTGATCTTGATATCCAGCGCCCAAGTAGGATAGTTATGTCCATCGAGAGCGAGTTCTTCAAACTCTTTGGCCATTGATCCTACACAAGCAACCAGAGATTTTCTGTTTAGGAAATCATCATGGGTGTGTTGTAGTATGTGTAGTAGCACAACATATTGTATGCTTGCTCGTATTGAGTTGTAAGAAATAACCCAATTGAGATGAATAATATGCCATTTTGCATGAAATAACGATAATTTAAGATCTCAATTGCAAATAATGCAAGAGGTCAAAAATCGTCATGGCAAGGTTAATGATGCAGCTTATATAGTATTCAGAAAAATTAAGAACACATGGTAACTTAATTTTATGAATAATGTGGCATCAATTGTGGAAGGACTAAATATATTCTTGCTTGTATTAAATCACTTGGATTTAATTAAGATGAATTAAATTTTTGAATATGCATTGGAAGGAATGCAAATAAAACATATGTCAATATATGGAATATTGAAGAAAATATTCATTGACATATTTTCCAAGTTATAAAACCTTGGAAAAATTCCTAATACAATATGCTACTTGAAAAGTCATAAGCTGAGGGTTAAAATTAACATTTAAATCCCTAAACATCATCAACTCTAATTGCTGGAAATTAGAAAAATTAAATAACATTTGAAACTAAGTCCTTCTAGGCAGCCCAGACACGAAAGACAGCCCAGCAGCTTCCGCGGCCCACCAGCGCGCGCGGCTAGCGCGGcccgcaggcgcgcgcggccagCGTGGCCCAGCGCGGCGGcccgcaggcgcgcgcggccagCACGGCCCAGCGCCGCGAGCAGCGGCCCGCAGGCGcgggcggccagcggcggcccgcaggcgcgcgcggccagcggcggcccgcaggcgcacgcggccagCACGGCCAACGGCGGCCCGTGCGGTGAAAACCGCTGTAAAAAGGATAGGACCGAGCGGTTAGGGTTTGGAACCCTAACCGCCCAGCCCGCCCACCACCAGCCGCCGCTCCTGTGGGgcacgcgccgccgcgcgctggCCGGGGCACGCGCCGCCGCACCGGCCGGGGCACGCGCCGCCCGGGGGCTGCACCGTCCGGGGACAGCACCGCCCGGGGACagcaccgccgcgccgcccgggggcagggcgctgcgccgccgcgccgcgcggggtTGCGCCGCCCGGGGCCGTGCCGCCCGGGGCGgtgcgctgcgccgccgcgccacctggATCCGCGCCGCCCGGGTGTCTCAGAGGCGGCGACGAGGGGGTGAACGCGAGCGCTCGCGGTCACCTTCTCCCTCGGGCATGAGTGCCGTCAAAGCCCAAGATCCCGACGGCCGCGGGCGAGGCGAGAGGTGATGCGCCAAACGGCGGATCACCCGGTTGCCGCTCGGGCTGAGCAAAGGCGGCGGTGAAGATGTGCCCGAGGGCCCGGCTTCGTCAGAGGGGCACGTCGGGTTTGGCTGCAGTGCCACTTCGCCGGCAGTGAGGGCGCCCGATCCAGTAGCGGGTGGCGGCGGTTCCACCGCGGTCCGGGCCGGGCACGGCCCCCATCCATGGAGGGGACAGTGGCGGAGTGGGCGGAGCGGTTGCGGCGTCTCCGAAGCCTGCAACCGCTCGGCCACCCGCTCAGGCGATGGTGAAGGCGGGTAAAGCCACCCATCCCCACGAGTCAGCGGAGGCCGGTGCTGTGGCGCCGGCGCAGGTGATGTAGGGCCCAGGTCCGCCACCGCCTGTGGAGAAGACGCCGGAGCACCAGTGCTAGGGCCCGCGCCCGGGTCACCGCCGGTCTGCCTGATGCGCTCGGGATCAAGGGTGACCCGAGCATCCTCCCTTCGGGGTCCGTGGGCAAGGCGGCGACGACGGGCAGGGCGAGTGCGTGGCATGCGACGGCTGGGGTTTGCAGCACCACGCCGGCGAGGATGGCCGTCGTTCATGAAGCGAAGGATGAATGTGAGAAGAACAAGGGAGAGTTCTCTGTGCATCATGACTTACAGATGAAACTCTCTTCTTTTCCTGTGGCTCCGTGGAGAACAAGTGCTGATAACGTGTTTAGAACTAAATTACAGTAGTAATTGTGAGGCAAAAGTCAAGTCTTTATTAATTGATCACTGGTATTTATACATGTATGAAGGGgtggagaagggaggagatgtCTGTTCAGTAATGATCGTGGCCGTTGGTGAAGTAACTGCCACGATCAACGCCTGTGATTTCTCCTATCCTTTTCTTGATGATCAACTGATCATATATTGTAACGGTGACCACGGGCACCACGCTTCCTGTAGCAGCTTCAATTCCAGAAAAACTGGCGGGGCCCCTCGGTTCAGGTGCAGCGGGCTCCTCGCTTCCGCAGAATTAACGGCAGGGCTCCTCGAATCAGTGGCCACGGGCTGCCTGTGTCCCGCAGGAACCGAGCGGTCACGCCTCCGTTGAGCCATCACCACGTGGCAGGCAGCCACAGGATGTGGACCCAGCCGCGCATGCACAGAGGCACAGGCACCAGGGTTCGCCGGCGGAGAGCTGAGCGCCCGGCGCGCAGGAGGAGCAGGTGAAGGGCTGCGCCGTTGGCGTCTTCTGCATCCTTGATGATCGTCGTCCGCCGGGCCAGGGGAGGGCGGATTTCCCGGACTCGCCGGCTGGTCGAACGCCGATACGGAGATCGAGATGGGGTAGCACAGGGTACGTTTCTCCTGATCGGAACTTCCAGCAGCGGGCGTGGGCTCAACGATCTCCAGAACCAACTCAGGAGGAATTAGAACCGGATCGGAGCACCAAGTCGCAACACGGAAGCAGTCGCGACAATCAGCCGTAGCCGGATGGACCCCGCTGATCCAGCAATAGTCGTTGAGGAGCTGCTCGGAAGTAGAGAGATCCCAGGCATGAGCAGGAATGCCCAGCAGCTCGATCTCCACTGCGAACTGGAGTGAAGCCGCCGTGGACAGAAAGAAGCGTGTCTATCGCATGACATGAAGCCGCAGAGTTGAGGTGATGATCGGTCTTCCACCGTTGTAGATCTGCTCCATTAGCTCTAGACCCAGCAAGATCAGAAGAAAACTAGCTGGCCCCAAAGGACGTAGGAGCAGCTCTGTTTCTTCGACCTCAAACCGGCGGGCAATGGCGCCGGCGTTGGACGCAGCGACATCGTCAATCACAGAGATGACCAACGCATGGGCGAGGTCGTCTTCCCAATGAGAGATATTGGCAGAGCGATCAAGAATCTTCGTGGGCTTCGGCTGAGCAAAATTAGCGGGCGCGGTGGAGCCCAGCGGTGCGGAGGAGGCCACCGCAGCCCCATTGGCAGCCTCAACGCCAGAGTCAGGCGGTCCTTGGCCACCGCCCCGGCCGCGACCagcacggccacgccgccggCACTTCTTGGTCGTCCCCACTCCCTGGGCGTCGGAGCCTGCCGCTGCGCCAGAGGCCATGGGTGCCGGAGCCGAAAAGATCGGCCTCCAGACCAGGCTCAAGGGGGGAACGGGTTCCAGACGCCGAGAGAGTTGCAGGCAGCGCGAAGTCACAGGACGACGGAGGACGCGCTGGCGTTGGCAGGAGTAGGAACGGTGTCCTAGGGCGCGGCAGTTGAAGCAGCGCGGCTTGTCGCCGCATGCCGCCGCACGGTGGCGTGGAGAGAAGCAGTTGAAGCAGAGTCCTCGGAGGTCTGCCGGGACGGGACACCAGGGAGGAAGCTCTAGGCGCCGGTGGTCGCGGCGAGCCCGGCGGCCCTCTACCTTCTCCCACCCGTCAGCACCGGTGCAGCGCTCCTCCACCGGACGTAGGCGCTCCCCCCGATGCAAAACGATACGCGGTGTGATGCTCCGAGCGGCTGGGGATGTCGCAACCGGGAGTTGCTGGCGCGGTGCACTGTCGACCAGTGAAAAGCTGTCACCGGGGCGAAGCCGCAAGAAGAGCGTCCTTGAAGGAGCCCTCACCAGAGATAGGGGCACTCACCGGGGAGACGTCTCTCCAACGCTTAGCCTTGGAGCGTCCAACGAACACGGCCGGATAGGTGGTCGCCGTGCTTGAAGTAGGCGTCGGTGAGGGGCTGGAGTAGTGGAGGGTAGGGGAAGGGGTGGTGGTGGGTgggaggggagaggggcggTCGCGAGCCATCCACCAGTTAACAGTGTTACAGAACCCCTAGGTATGTTGTAGGCATCATGTTATTCCTGAACCATTGTTTGACTGACATAAACGTGTGTCATAAAATGAGTTGTCCTTTGCTCAGTAAATATATATTTCACTGCAATTTACAGCAAGCTTATTCATGGTGTTATTTTCACAACAGGTACGCTTCAGTTATGAAGACAGCTCCGTCACATTTCAAATGCCACCTCCATACTCAGTTGTAATTCAGGTTTGAGTTTAGTGTGAAATAATATATCGGTTGTGGAATATATCCATTTCAATAATCTTTCAACTACTTGACtgaaaaaataagaaattttctGGGTGCTTAATTATAGTGTTTGAATATGTTCCATTGATTAAGTAGGTTATGTCTAGGAAGATTATATGAACTGAGAAACTTAACGAGGATTATGAATGATAAATAGTCTTGTTAAACGGGTCTTCGAGGCAGTAAAGCTGTAAAATCTGCAGTTGGACTGAATGAAATCATTATGCTAATGAAGTCTACTATGCATGAACAGTTTGTTTCATGGATAGACAAATCTTGTAACTTCTGTAACTTTATAAGTTTTTTTTTCTCCTGGCTGGCTCCTGGTCACCTGTTTTAGTCACTTATGTAGTTAGtaatgtttttttttcttttggctCAATAAGAAGCATAAGTGGGGATTCCCCTGCTGATCCGTAAAAAAAAATCTACAGTTGTACACATTAGTCCTTAGCTcagaggaaaagaagaaaaacaTACATTTTCCATTAAttgagagaaaaggagaaataTTACTCCGCTTATTTTTCAGTGCATGTTATAACACGTCGATTAATAAGATCTGTTACAGTTGTCTAAGAATATAATATACCTTCAATTGTATGTATTGGAGTTGTAGAGAATATAACTGTATTTTCAAATAAAATAGTGCAGTTGTGCAGATTAAGTATTTAGCTTATCTAAaactttttgatcagcttgatgagTTTCTTGTACTTTATCCGTCTCTTCTCTCTGAAATTCAGGAATCTGAGAAAGGCCACTTGCATATACCTGTCTCAGGGGAAGGATTGCTAGAGGAGGACCGAACCTGGCTATGTGTTTCGCGGCGCAATTCACAGGCACAATAATCATGAAGATGGAGTTGATCCAGAACTTTGATGTGAATAAAATCGAACACAGATTAACATCTTTGTAAAGCTAAACCTTGACCATTTTTTTATGATCAGTCAGGTCAGTATCTCATTTATCATCTGGTCATTAGTCTTTGAAATGTTTTGAATGGCTTGACAGCTATGATGGTAAAATACAAACTGGAAAAAAAATGGCATTAATCTTCATAATGAAAGATTTTAATCATGATTTTTAGATGCTCTCATGTTACAAAATTTCAGATATTATATATCTATCATGTCATGCGATTTGTGTTGGTTCTATATTCTCTAATAAACCGATATAGCTGATAACCTGATTCCCGGCTACTTGAAACAGGATCTCTGCTAACAAGGCAGAGCATTTCCCGCTCTACAATTTTCCCCTGCCCAGCTGATGAGAGGCTTCCCTACAGGATCAGAAAATGACCACAAGTTGTTGAGATATTGTTGCATAATGACATTGCTTCCATTGGAGAAGTTTTACATCCTTATGACATCCATGGAAAAAGAACAGGCCTTCGGCTATTGAATTGCCTGGTCACAGTTGATTGCATGGAAACTGGAATTCGGTCTTCTTTGTCTGCGAGGGGGTCAAGGATCACTCATCACTGCTTTACTTTGTCATATTACGGATGAAAAACACTGAGTAGATTAATTTAATGAAATGATACATAATTCTCCTACGTATTCCAGGAAAAATAGATTAACTTAATAACTTGGATCTTCATGAACTTTGTGGCTGCTGGCAAGGTTTGCCTACTTCTCGGCTGTAATGCCAATGTGCAGTCTCTGCTAATGTCGTCATGTTTATTATTGCAAGAGCCAATATATATAGGTTTTCCATGCAGCTCTTTTATCCAATTATGATGATTATAAAAATTGATTGAGAAAACTTATAAACCTACATAACATACGGCTAGCCCCTGCATTCGCACAGATTAGTGACTACCTTGAATCAGGCAGTGCTACAAATAAGAAATGTGAAGATAAAAAAAAATAGAGGAAAAGGAACAGGGGTGTATGGCTAGGGACAGTGGGACACCAACGCATCCTCTGTTTGTGCACGGTATTTGTGCAGAGGGGAATTATGACAGCATATATTACTACTGAACTCAAGAATTTACATATAAACACTCTTTCTATGAGGCATTACCATAAGCATACCAAATATCACAATCTTTACTTTCCAATATGAATTCCTACTCAGGTGAGATGACACTGATAAGCCATCTGGCAATTGCTCAAAAGTGGCAAAAGAATTATGTACTTCAAGGAAATGCTTCTGCAGCTTTCAAATATAAGGTGAGCCTATTATCCACTCACTTGCCCTTATCAGCCGCCAACCTTACCAGCTGCAGGTTTGCTCTGCTTCATTTTGGCAATGCTCAAAAGATCACCGAAAAGTGAATCTTCTGGTCTGCTCTGCTTATTTGCTGTCGTTCCATTTGAACCACCATTTTGAACTGAAAGGCTGTTCATCCTATGGGAAAGCTCATTTGCGCTAACATATGCATATGCAGCGTTTGGAATATAGTAGCCCCCAGATGGTTGGCCATATCCATTACCAGATATCTGAACACCATACAGCTGCTGTTGGTTCATCCCAAAATATCCTCCTCCAAATGCCGGCTGGGGATACATGACCATTCCTTGGTTCATTTGCATCGAAGGGTACATTACACCGTACTGCATGTTCAACTGCATAGGCTGTGGCTGTGGAGGCCCCAGCTGTGCGCCAGCAACCGGCTGCAATTGCATTCCTCCTGGCTGTCCCCTTGGCATTGGTTGTGCTGGCATGAATCCATTACCTTGCTGACTGACTTGCACCGGTTGGGGTTGCACACTTTCTGGTTGTAATGCTGTCCCAACTGGTTTGTCATCGTCGAATGGGTTAGTCGATCGTTTGATTTCCCATGGCGCTGGCGGGATATCTCCATTTCGATTATCTGTACCTGATAAAAGTGATTGCCAAATGCTGGAGCTATCTTAAAACGGATAGGAGCATGCATATTTTTTGGACAAAGTTGATGAGCTAACTTTTTGATAAAACATTAGCCCTACACAGGGAAGGATGTTTCGTAACACTACTGTAGTCACAGCACATTTGAAAATAACACTGAAAAAGAACAATAATGTGTTCCTGTTTATTGTGAAAAGTCTTGTACCGAGCTTGGATTTTATCAGAAAGCAGTGTTTTAAAAAATATATGTCTATTAATTGAAGGTATAGTAATCAATCTTTTCCAACATACTGAGAAATAAACACAAGGAAACTACTGTAGAACAAGCAAACGTTGGGAAAGAAATCTATTACCATAATATAGGGTTTGCTTTTGGTGATTCGCTCCATAAGTTGGCTGCCCATTCGATGAACTTGTAGAGTTCAATTGGGGCTGTTGATCATAAGGTGCAATGGCGTTGGATGTGGCCTCATTTGGATAAGCCGCTGGATGCTGAGACAGAGCAGGTCTTACTGGAGGAGGATATGTTTGTGATGAAATAGAATTTGAACTCGAGGAATTAAAAGAGTTCGGAAGGTTATTGTTGCTTTTGTTGGCAGTATTTTGTTCAAACATATCTGCAAAGGCTAAGACGTTCTGATCTGAAGCTGAATATTCAGTGACAGGAACAAGCGCCAGGGAGTTTGCAGGTTCGGGTTTGATATAATCATCTCCACTAAGGAGGTCAATCTTAGGAGCTGGTGCCACAGCAGCTTTTGAGCTACTGGATGATGGAGGTGCAGGAAGTGCTAAAATCTCAAAGGGAGACTGGTTGGTGGCGCTTGTACTTGCTGAAGACCTGAAATATGTAGACAGAAAAAGCCATAAGTTAGGGAAAACTGAACCTAGTTAGTTAACTGCCGTAGGATTAGTGGAGAGGAGAGCTACCAAACAATTTTGCATCCAGTTCCAAGCAGGCTCAGTAAACCTATGGGAACCGATCAGTCCCTACCAGCAGAAATATTTGTTCGCGTCGAGATTTTGTTATATGGATGATTTATGCCCTAAATTTTTTAGGTCCTGAAGGGATTATATAAACTTGAATGGAGAAAAATATTTGTCCCAACATCCAGAAAGCACTAACTGCCCTAATTTTGCTTTGCCTGGTGAACAGTTTGATGAACACTGGT
Coding sequences within it:
- the LOC112881124 gene encoding TOM1-like protein 9 isoform X1 produces the protein MSSVMVERATSDMLIGPDWAMNLEICDILNRDPGQAKDVVKSLKKRIIHKKPKVQLLALTLLETMIKNCGDIVHMHVAERDILHEMVKIVKKRNDYHVKERILTQIDTWQEVFGGERARYPQFFAAYQELLRLGAVFPQRSNGSVPIITPPQTQPLQNYPPPLRISQQDEPELSIPDFPALSLTEIQNARGIMDILSEMLDALDPSNREGLRQDVIVDLVDQCRSYKQRAVELVNSTSNEELLSQGLSLNDDMQRILAKHDAIAAGIAIWVEKPESLQSQIESSATRKPDTGKEPVQRSSASTSATNQSPFEILALPAPPSSSSSKAAVAPAPKIDLLSGDDYIKPEPANSLALVPVTEYSASDQNVLAFADMFEQNTANKSNNNLPNSFNSSSSNSISSQTYPPPVRPALSQHPAAYPNEATSNAIAPYDQQPQLNSTSSSNGQPTYGANHQKQTLYYGTDNRNGDIPPAPWEIKRSTNPFDDDKPVGTALQPESVQPQPVQVSQQGNGFMPAQPMPRGQPGGMQLQPVAGAQLGPPQPQPMQLNMQYGVMYPSMQMNQGMVMYPQPAFGGGYFGMNQQQLYGVQISGNGYGQPSGGYYIPNAAYAYVSANELSHRMNSLSVQNGGSNGTTANKQSRPEDSLFGDLLSIAKMKQSKPAAGKVGG
- the LOC112881124 gene encoding TOM1-like protein 9 isoform X2, which translates into the protein MIKNCGDIVHMHVAERDILHEMVKIVKKRNDYHVKERILTQIDTWQEVFGGERARYPQFFAAYQELLRLGAVFPQRSNGSVPIITPPQTQPLQNYPPPLRISQQDEPELSIPDFPALSLTEIQNARGIMDILSEMLDALDPSNREGLRQDVIVDLVDQCRSYKQRAVELVNSTSNEELLSQGLSLNDDMQRILAKHDAIAAGIAIWVEKPESLQSQIESSATRKPDTGKEPVQRSSASTSATNQSPFEILALPAPPSSSSSKAAVAPAPKIDLLSGDDYIKPEPANSLALVPVTEYSASDQNVLAFADMFEQNTANKSNNNLPNSFNSSSSNSISSQTYPPPVRPALSQHPAAYPNEATSNAIAPYDQQPQLNSTSSSNGQPTYGANHQKQTLYYGTDNRNGDIPPAPWEIKRSTNPFDDDKPVGTALQPESVQPQPVQVSQQGNGFMPAQPMPRGQPGGMQLQPVAGAQLGPPQPQPMQLNMQYGVMYPSMQMNQGMVMYPQPAFGGGYFGMNQQQLYGVQISGNGYGQPSGGYYIPNAAYAYVSANELSHRMNSLSVQNGGSNGTTANKQSRPEDSLFGDLLSIAKMKQSKPAAGKVGG